The Thunnus maccoyii chromosome 9, fThuMac1.1, whole genome shotgun sequence genome includes a region encoding these proteins:
- the prodhb gene encoding proline dehydrogenase 1, mitochondrial isoform X1, with protein MFYVKTVPTLTRAGADISFKRVLCSRRLRSTVTSTSATQREQQDDSSRGTAEHDSARSESPGSGPGQPGTGGRCGTTNAANEITVDFDQSQEAYKSKDSLELLRSLVVFKLCSYDFLVDKNKEIMDLGNKILGQRGFNQFMKMTFYGQFVAGEDHRAIKPLIQKNQAFGVGSVLDYSVEEDISQEEAVQKDMDSSISAAEKESIGKDHSEKKFKAHKRFGDRRGGVTGARTYFYADEAKCDQHMDTFIKCIKASGGSTMDGFSAIKMTALGRPQFLLQFSEVLVKWRRFFTFLASQQGKDGMEALGQRLELKQMQEFLTKLGAKGDFYGWFTGREEESSGTIDMLDWNSLIDDRTKISDLLVVPNVELGELEPLLGEFTIEEEKQMKRMLQRMDVLAKHALENGVRLMVDAEQTYLQPAISRLTLEMQRIYNKDKPVIFNTYQCYLKEAYDNVTMDVELSRREGWHFAAKLVRGAYMYQERERAEEIGYEDPINPDYESTNRMYHRCLDYVLDEIALKRNANVMVASHNEDTVKHTLRRMNELGLLPRENKVYFGQLLGMCDQISFPLGQAGFPVYKYVPYGPVNEVMPYLSRRAQENRGFMKGAQKERELLWKELKRRLASGELLYRPMY; from the exons ATGTTTTATGTCAAAACCGTGCCAACCCTGACACGGGCAGGGGCGGATATTTCCTTTAAACGGGTACTCTGTAGCCGAAGACTCCGGTCCACTGTCACCTCCACCTCGGCGACCCAGAGGGAGCAGCAGGACGATAGCAGCCGCGGCACCGCTGAACATGACTCGGCACGGTCGGAGTCCCCCGGATCCGGACCCGGACAGCCCGGTACAGGAGGAAGATGCGGCACCACCAACGCAGCTAATGAGATCACCGTAGACTTTGACCAGAGCCAGGAGGCTTATAAGAGCAAAGACTCATTAGAGCTGCTGAGAAGTTTGGTGGTTTTCAAACTCTGCTCCTATGACTTCCTGGTTGATAAGAATAAAGAG ATAATGGATCTAGGTAATAAGATTCTGGGCCAGAGAGGCTTCAACCAGTTCATGAAGATGACATTTTATGGGCAGTTTGTGGCTGGTGAGGACCACCGGGCCATCAAGCCGCTGATCCAGAAGAATCAGGCCTTTGGTGTTGGCTCTGTCCTGGACTACAGTGTTGAGGAAGACATCAGCCAAGAGGAGGCTGTGCAGAAAGATATGGA CTCATCCATCTCggctgcagagaaagagagcataG GCAAGGACCACAGTGAGAAAAAATTTAAAGCACACAAGCGATTCGGTGACCGACGTGGGGGAGTGACTGGAGCCCGCACATATTTCTATGCTGATGAGGCCAAATGTGACCAGCATATGGACACCTTTATCAAATGTATTAAAGCGTCTG GTGGGAGTACAATGGATGGCTTTTCTGCCATCAAAATGACTGCTCTAGGACGACCTCAGTTTCTG ctcCAGTTCTCAGAGGTCCTGGTGAAATGGCGCCGATTTTTCACCTTCTTGGCATCACAGCAGGGGAAAGATGGCATGGAGGCCTTAGGGCAGAGGCTGGAACTAAAACAGATGCAG GAATTCTTGACCAAACTGGGTGCAAAAGGTGATTTCTATGGCTGGTTTActggaagagaggaggaatcTTCAGG AACTATTGACATGCTTGACTGGAACAGCCTTATAGATGACAGAACAAAGATATCGGACCTGCTTGTTGTCCCAAACGTAGAG CTAGGTGAGCTGGAGCCTCTACTTGGGGAGTTCACTatagaggaggaaaaacaaatgaagaggATGTTGCAGCGCATGGATGTCTTAGCGAAG CATGCCTTAGAGAATGGTGTTCGCTTGATGGTGGATGCAGAGCAAACCTACCTCCAGCCAGCTATCAGCAGACTGACACTGGAGATGCAGAGGATCTACAACAAAGATAAACCTGTCATCTTCAACACCTATCAATGCTACCTCAAG GAGGCTTATGACAATGTGACTATGGATGTAGAATTGTCTCGACGTGAGGGATGGCACTTTGCTGCCAAGTTGGTGCGTGGGGCCTACATGTATCAGGAGCGAGAGAGGGCTGAAGAGATTGGTTATGAGGACCCTATTAACCCTGACTATGAGTCTACTAATAGGATGTACCACAG GTGTCTGGACTACGTGCTGGATGAGATTGCGCTCAAAAGAAATGCTAACGTTATGGTGGCTTCCCATAATGAGGACACGGTGAAACACACCTTGAGGAG aATGAATGAGCTAGGTCTGTTGCCCAGAGAGAACAAGGTGTACTTTGGTCAGCTACTGGGCATGTGTGATCAGATCAGCTTCCCACTgg GCCAGGCAGGCTTCCCCGTCTATAAGTACGTCCCCTATGGGCCAGTGAATGAGGTGATGCCCTACCTGTCTCGGAGAGCCCAGGAGAACCGAGGCTTCATGAAGGGTGCCCAAAAGGAGAGGGAGCTGCTGTGGAAGGAGCTGAAACGCAGACTTGCCTCCGGGGAGCTTCTCTACAGACCGATGTACTGa
- the prodhb gene encoding proline dehydrogenase 1, mitochondrial isoform X2: MFYVKTVPTLTRAGADISFKRVLCSRRLRSTVTSTSATQREQQDDSSRGTAEHDSARSESPGSGPGQPGTGGRCGTTNAANEITVDFDQSQEAYKSKDSLELLRSLVVFKLCSYDFLVDKNKEIMDLGNKILGQRGFNQFMKMTFYGQFVAGEDHRAIKPLIQKNQAFGVGSVLDYSVEEDISQEEAVQKDMDSSISAAEKESIGKDHSEKKFKAHKRFGDRRGGVTGARTYFYADEAKCDQHMDTFIKCIKASGGSTMDGFSAIKMTALGRPQFLLQFSEVLVKWRRFFTFLASQQGKDGMEALGQRLELKQMQEFLTKLGAKGDFYGWFTGREEESSGTIDMLDWNSLIDDRTKISDLLVVPNVELGELEPLLGEFTIEEEKQMKRMLQRMDVLAKHALENGVRLMVDAEQTYLQPAISRLTLEMQRIYNKDKPVIFNTYQCYLKEAYDNVTMDVELSRREGWHFAAKLVRGAYMYQERERAEEIGYEDPINPDYESTNRMYHR, from the exons ATGTTTTATGTCAAAACCGTGCCAACCCTGACACGGGCAGGGGCGGATATTTCCTTTAAACGGGTACTCTGTAGCCGAAGACTCCGGTCCACTGTCACCTCCACCTCGGCGACCCAGAGGGAGCAGCAGGACGATAGCAGCCGCGGCACCGCTGAACATGACTCGGCACGGTCGGAGTCCCCCGGATCCGGACCCGGACAGCCCGGTACAGGAGGAAGATGCGGCACCACCAACGCAGCTAATGAGATCACCGTAGACTTTGACCAGAGCCAGGAGGCTTATAAGAGCAAAGACTCATTAGAGCTGCTGAGAAGTTTGGTGGTTTTCAAACTCTGCTCCTATGACTTCCTGGTTGATAAGAATAAAGAG ATAATGGATCTAGGTAATAAGATTCTGGGCCAGAGAGGCTTCAACCAGTTCATGAAGATGACATTTTATGGGCAGTTTGTGGCTGGTGAGGACCACCGGGCCATCAAGCCGCTGATCCAGAAGAATCAGGCCTTTGGTGTTGGCTCTGTCCTGGACTACAGTGTTGAGGAAGACATCAGCCAAGAGGAGGCTGTGCAGAAAGATATGGA CTCATCCATCTCggctgcagagaaagagagcataG GCAAGGACCACAGTGAGAAAAAATTTAAAGCACACAAGCGATTCGGTGACCGACGTGGGGGAGTGACTGGAGCCCGCACATATTTCTATGCTGATGAGGCCAAATGTGACCAGCATATGGACACCTTTATCAAATGTATTAAAGCGTCTG GTGGGAGTACAATGGATGGCTTTTCTGCCATCAAAATGACTGCTCTAGGACGACCTCAGTTTCTG ctcCAGTTCTCAGAGGTCCTGGTGAAATGGCGCCGATTTTTCACCTTCTTGGCATCACAGCAGGGGAAAGATGGCATGGAGGCCTTAGGGCAGAGGCTGGAACTAAAACAGATGCAG GAATTCTTGACCAAACTGGGTGCAAAAGGTGATTTCTATGGCTGGTTTActggaagagaggaggaatcTTCAGG AACTATTGACATGCTTGACTGGAACAGCCTTATAGATGACAGAACAAAGATATCGGACCTGCTTGTTGTCCCAAACGTAGAG CTAGGTGAGCTGGAGCCTCTACTTGGGGAGTTCACTatagaggaggaaaaacaaatgaagaggATGTTGCAGCGCATGGATGTCTTAGCGAAG CATGCCTTAGAGAATGGTGTTCGCTTGATGGTGGATGCAGAGCAAACCTACCTCCAGCCAGCTATCAGCAGACTGACACTGGAGATGCAGAGGATCTACAACAAAGATAAACCTGTCATCTTCAACACCTATCAATGCTACCTCAAG GAGGCTTATGACAATGTGACTATGGATGTAGAATTGTCTCGACGTGAGGGATGGCACTTTGCTGCCAAGTTGGTGCGTGGGGCCTACATGTATCAGGAGCGAGAGAGGGCTGAAGAGATTGGTTATGAGGACCCTATTAACCCTGACTATGAGTCTACTAATAGGATGTACCACAG ATAA